From Demequina capsici:
ACGAGCTGCTCGTGCGGCACGGCAACTCCTACGAGCTCAGCCCGCTCGCAGTCTCGCTCCGGGAGCGGACGTGGGTCGCGGTGCAGACCATGGAACGGCTGTTCTCCGCAGAGGCCGAGTTCGAGCCTTCCACGTCGGACCGCGACTTCCGGATACTCGGAGCTGACTACGCGTTCAGGATGGCCGGTCGCGAGCTCGCGATGGCGGTGTCCGCGGTCGCGCCGCGAGTCAGGCTGACCTTCGAGACGCTCTCCCGCGAGACCATGGAGGCGGCGCCCGAGTCGCTGCGGGACTGCGACGGCATGATCCTCCCGCACGGGTTCATCAGCTCCGACCGCTACATGGACCTGCTGGACGACCGCTGGGTGGTGGTGGCCGCGCGGGACAACCCCGATCTGGGGGACGAGCTCACGGTGGACGATCTGGCGACGCTGCCGTGGGTGCTCGCGATGAGCCGCACGACGCAGTTCACGCCGGCCATACGGCAGATGCAGACGCTGGGGATCGAGCCGCTGGTGGAGGTCGTCACGCCGAGCTTCGTCACGCTT
This genomic window contains:
- a CDS encoding LysR family transcriptional regulator encodes the protein MDLRSLDMNLLLPLHALLEERSVSRAAERLSLSQPALSASLAKLRRLFGDELLVRHGNSYELSPLAVSLRERTWVAVQTMERLFSAEAEFEPSTSDRDFRILGADYAFRMAGRELAMAVSAVAPRVRLTFETLSRETMEAAPESLRDCDGMILPHGFISSDRYMDLLDDRWVVVAARDNPDLGDELTVDDLATLPWVLAMSRTTQFTPAIRQMQTLGIEPLVEVVTPSFVTLPALVSGTRRLGLLQERLALAVQGLHGLRVLEFPVPIAPIKDAFWWNGMYDADPGHVWLRGMLAQVAESMAGEVDGRAEA